GGTAAGCTAACTGTCAATGGTTCGGTGAGAAATGGCGTAACGCTTTGCTTTGTTATTTCAACAGCGGAATAAAATTTACGACGGAAGAGACGGCGGAATATGCATTTTCAACGGAGGAAAAGGTattttagaagaaaacgacatctTCCGTAACGCGCAGGCCGGAGTTTTGATCTCAACCCAGTCGCACCCGATCCTTCGGCGAAACCGTATTTTCGACGGGCTAGCCGCTGGCATCGAGATAACTAACAATGCCACAGCAACATTGGAGTTCAATCAAATATTCAACAATCGTTTTGGAGGATTGTGCTTGGCATCGGGCGTCACGCCCATTTGTAAAGGTTCGTCCTACTTTTTTCATATATTAAatcaattacattttaaaagcCATTTTCGTATACATTTTCAGGGAACAAGATCTTTAACAACCAAGACGCGGTAGAAAAGGCCGTTAATGGTGGTCAGTGTCTCTACAAGATCTCGTCCTACACGTCCTTCCCGATGCATGATTTTTACCGCTGCCGCACCTGCAACACAACGGACCGCAACGCCATATGCGTCAACTGTATTAAGACGTGTCATTCCGGGCACGACGTCGAATTCATCCGCCACGATCGCTTTTTCTGCGACTGTGGTGCAGGCACATTGACCAATCAGTGCCAGCTCCAGGGAGAGTCCACGCAAGATACCGATACACTTTACGACTCGGCAGCGCCGGTGGAGTCTCATACAGTGATGGTCAACTGATTCATGTTTTTCAACGCCTTACATGTGTCTAAGTGGTAAGTGTTTCCTGTTGTAAATGTGACAGACATTTGAACTTATTCAGatgtattttcaattttttatgattCAGGTTGGTGACAGCGCGAGCAGACATGAAGTTGAACGGAGGCGTCTACCTTtatactttcttttgtttgaatcaCTGGATTTGAGCTAGAGCTTTTGCCCCGTTACTCAGTTTTCCTTCCGGACATCCACCCACAACATCTTCGAATGCAACGCGTTTACCGGTTTgtaaacaaaagcaaaaagtaCAGAATCAAAATGGTTGAGCGAATTAAGGCACCGTCGAATATTCGCATTCGATCAATTGTAAAAGATATAGTCCGTTATAGACGCTATAACGGTATGAGAAAGTCGACACAACAAGTtgaaagcgtttttttttataattttctttctctcgttaattgtattttctttagttttttctaACCGAGTTTTCatagtttttcatttaaattcaatGCCGATAGTGTACGTCTGTGTCTTTTGCGTTCGTATAGTTTACAGCACGTTCTGTTACAGGAAGGGGGAAAACTTGTTTGCCTTGAGCAGCTAATTTGTACGCATGTCTTGTTTGTAAGCCACAACAAGGCGAAAGTGATGACGTTTTTGGACAAGGAATAGGGAAATGTATTGAGCGACTCCAATAAGTGCTCTGATGTCCGCGTGTACGTTTTGTGGTTAAGGCGTGTGTAAAGCGTTGAATCCAGAAACTACACCTAGTGCCATGTCCTTCGAGTTTTGTTCCACCTCTTTTGCCAGCCATGTTCGTCAGCAGACGACAGTTCTCGTTGGTTTCTAGAGAGGGACAGAATCTGCTGAGTCTTTCTGtaaatagcattttttttctactgtGACATGCAAAGGCTATTCGCGTTCGTCTTGTGCTGAATGCCACCTGTTCATCAACCGTTGGCCTGTAAACTGGTTTAGTCTCAACCAAACGTCTCGTTATATTCACATGTCCGTAATGCTGTTCTACCCTATTGCACTCGATTCTATTTGAAGTTGTCTCTCTTCGCCTTGGAAACAGAAGAAGAGCCAAAAAGTAGTATGAATTAGTTCAGGCCAAACTGTCGATTGATCAATGTTTCCCCGTATTTCGtgaaagaaagtgaaaagtTATATTTTTCTCCCGATGTTCAAATCGCGATTGTCGCTTAATTTCtcataccatttttttttttttaccattagtttttttttgtcttaaagAGCAAATTATGCGAGGCAAGTCGGTAATTGAAAGAAAGTTTCACAAATTTTACTTCCAAGTTACTCGACAGAATATCCATGTGAACATTTGAAAATCTTACGTTGTCTCCGAACTATTTTGCACCGTCATCCTTGAATCCGATTATACATCGTGTAGACTTGTATCCTCGAAATGTTTTTGTACAGTTTTGCAATATTACGTGTTTGGTTTAGCTTTATAAGCATCTTGTTGATTCCTTTTTCCCCATTACCTTTCTTGCCTGGTATATGTTTACGAAGTACAAGACGTTTTTCTTACAGCTTCCTAAACTAGATTACCCTATCCTTTGCCATTTCTGTTTCACTGATTACCTTTgaggtgattttttttcagtttttgtaTGACCCCATCTGTTTCACGATGACTGTATGCAATAGTAGACTTGCAGATGAGAATATATACAGATTGCATACTACAGCTATTTTCACCTGGCAATATGGGTAACAATTTCCGAAGAAAAGTgacaaagaaagaattttgggtaagaaaacttttatttttcattcaacCCTTCTTgcccaacaagaaaaattaaaaattcctGAAATACAGACAAGGAGTCAGTAAAGTATTTCTACAACAAATATGACAGATGTACATACTTGGCAAGGACTCCATCTTTCTTGGCTAGTCGGTTAATGCAATCATCTGATTCTCCCTGTAAAGTAAGATAATGCTTAAGTTCATTCAATAAAAACTTCTTCCATCTATTACCATGCGACGAATGGAACCACAGATGGCATAAGTCTTGAAGGTGGGCAGAGCAATGCCTGTCTTCTCATCAACATCAGCTACATTGATCTGAATAGAAGCATGATCCTTGGCGTGGATGATTCTGTTGCTTGCAGAGCTATTAAAGGGGATTCAATTGAACAAACGATAACGTAGAAAATTCATATGCTTTAGAATCACGCTTACCATTTACGGGGGATGTACAAGTCAACGTTTTCACCGGCGTCGTTCTGCATGTTGATTGATGGCTAAATATAGAATTAAcacaacaaaatgaagaaCTTGTAAAAGCCAGGGGATCACCAGAAATGTATACCTCTTCAAACGGCGATCAGCGAAAAGAAACACGTTGAGAGTAATGGCGGACAGAAAAGGACGGCGTTTCGAAAGACGATGCCATACAAACTGTAAAATTTCTGAAGTTCTGaagttaaaatataaaattacttcagTTTTAAAGGTTTAAAtcatattaaattttttttgatcgCCATCAAttgttagattttttaaaaagtttgtTAGTATATTCTACACATGGCAACATCCTAAAAGCGTTAACAATGGACAGTTAGGCAATTTTTGCCTCAATTTCTTAGCCAGATTGTTTGGCTGTAATTCCAAAGCAAGTGTTCCAAAGTTTTCTTATTCTATCGAGAAAATCCAAATTATCAGAATGGAAGTTTCTGATAGttcaattattttcatatttttgtaTCACCCCATTATATCAAATTCTTccaataatttcttttcttctagagAGGTCTTAAGGAATATGGAAAGCTGGAAAATGATCCGGAAACAGACAGTGTTATTGACCAACATGTAAATGGCTGGTCTGGCTAAAAAACTaatacatttttcaaaactagcgttcaatttttaataaacGGTGTAATTTTCATAGCATTCCAACAGATGTCGTTTCTGCGAATTTTtatatggcaatatggcaatccgttttaccccaaaaaaaatcgcacttttttttctttttttcctccttagCCATctactatggcaatccgttttacataaaaaaaaaaaaaaaaaaccaaaaaaaaaaaaaaaaaaatcacacttttttctcttttttctacccgtagccatctaccagtcggtttcgttattataggcatgtaagcaatttgagttaattgtatcccattagcagttaattgagtagcgtggctggagaaaaactcgtggctggaggaacaattgaaaaatggataagataatacaacaaaaggatggtaagtataaagattattatattggttttcaattattaattattgtttattagatcaaattatgaagctgcaggcccaattattggaacaacacaaaatattggataacagcaatgctaaggatggtaaggcctaatacgtaatgattctatttatttgcttttattcatttgtgttttgtagctcaaattttgagtctacaagctcagctaggggaaaagaacaaattggaacggaacagtttccaaacagtgaaggaggtttttccaaactcaaacctaactgaacgtgaggatgaattggcattaggcctaaacttttcaaataagaattcaaaataagtatagaattttaacaaacaattatttattgtttagttattcagtctaccacctgacagtgtgttaaagttaaattctgttagtggtgcactaaaagaattgttagtaataagtccatgcagcgaaggaagtgaacaattgtgggaccgtatttgggctgaaaatgggtgtggtacggaaacccagaaatagcacgagttcaacataaaacatgaattaggtacttttcggttttttgtctatcaaaagagtatttttaatgctattattttgcattcacagaattttagtgggggatcaagtcaagtctcgAAGTGtaacaggatggaagagtgagcctacagttgaaaaacactgaaagtgcattaccattaaggtatgaggtaaagtaatagagtatgcaaattgtctaatgagaagtaccatcttgtgtgaatgaatcctgtgtaacaacaatcctttatagttctgttatagctagaagcctcaaataattctgcttctcttgctaaagaacaacttgtcctttacactcagagtgttggtgaagctgggtacttaaatggccctaaagatgtttcacttcactggcattgcagcgatgaacatcatacatggactctttaggtatgaaaggaattttcttgaaaaatttttgaatttatgatgaagcttttctcctcctttttgccaaccatgtctaatctacaaaaaaaaaattatccaataggaaaggattttcagcatactgggaacacaactatcaacaatgcaacattctaggggtgttattttatccttcaagagccttatacaatgattttcatctacaatttgtatggcctttcccgagcttctgccagaagttgaatctatgagtcatgtaagtcacatgagcaacaattgagatgcttaatggtgttgtttttcttttctcagtgtaggttaatagtaacattggatctgaaaaaattcttggttggggcaagacactgaataaattgtaatgattggatggatgacatgatatttctatacttcattcggattcccgagacggtatttgatatttaaaaaattgaagtgcatatctgggctcccttcctttccgtagccccgtttccccttgactcgtaataagcccgtagggggtcatgcccctactgtacggtatatataaaaacaacatataccgaggtttggagggctctggccggaaaggggacgtggggtgccgcttcgtccgatgatgtgttcacggagggtgacgtggctgcccacaaatccgaactaaaggttaatcgctcctgtaaaaatgttccaaatcttcagctcttcttccggcttctcttagccaatcaccgggtaatctccccggtgggtcaacaaggcagtgtctccccctgcctgggttgacggcaacttttgaaagggctattgtgcctttttaaagttgcaaaaataattgtaatgtgcagagaattgtcaataaaattttttttataaaatattttttgcaaaattcgtttctttcattgtgtgtgttagctttgttcacacattgcatttatcaatttttttttttggctttgatttatttgtttttgtcacatttgatggtaaggtgacgggcattggtttatcgtttatctgtaagcattctattattatccagggatcgaaccctggatgttcggcatacctcgccgatgctctaccaatgagccacgaatcatatgattttaagttggcttttttttctagtcacttgtggacttgcatttacacttagaataaaactgaagtgcaattctgcaatatactcttctacattattctactACATTTTTACATATCTACtcaggtttgaacccaggataacaggtatcgcagataaaagctctaccacagagctaagaaccttatggaagcaatagaaagataaacatatagttgtgaaagactgcataaacatcctagacgataacatatgatatgcgataataaaaaatttgaatatatctcgtggctcaatgttagagcatcggcgttgcacgctgaatgtctggggatcggttcccatacgagtaaaacaaaatacaaaattactgcataaaatatccagattgttccttgaatctaagttgaagaattcaaagagtgtaataaataatacttacagataaacgataaaccaatggaaacaatgcttaccatcaaaggtgacagaaacaataaaggtgaattaagcaagctaaatataaaaagtgtaacgtgtgaatacagacaatgaaagaaacgaattttgcaaaaaatagtttataaaaaaaattttattgacaattctctgcacattacaattatttttgcaactttaaaaaggcacaatagccctttcaaaagttgccgtcaacccaggcagggggagacactgccttgttgacccaccggggagattacccggtgattggctaagagaagccggaagaagagctgaagatttggaacatttttacaggagcgattaacctttagttcggatttgtgggcagccacgtcaccctccgtgaacacatcatcggacgaagcggcaccccacgtcccctttccggccagagccctccaaacctcggtatatgttgtttttatatataccgtacagtaggggcatgaccccctacgggcttattacgagtcaaggggaaacggggctacggaaaggaagggagcccagatatgcacttcaatttttgaattttaaataccgtttggggaatatgaatAAAGTGTAGGAATTCCATGttgtccatccaatcatcacaatttattcaacgtcttgccccaaaccaagaacatttacagagccagtgttacttttcacctttattaaaaaaataaaaacaacattaactattgaatagaaaattatgtaggttagatatagttagcaaaaaagcagaaaatgcttcttgtttacttacaagtccctttctacgaagatgagtttaggctttgaaaggttatttcaaactgcaacTTCAGGAAAACCATCTGACtatcaccaaataaatccaagtttcccTGTGCCCTAGAAAATTTCTCGTGTTTAATTAGaatgttaatgcaattctagataaatctcctaccacattggaaatgactttttCCCATCACGCTGGTGCCAACGTCGGTTCTTTAAATATAGCGTATCAAACAAATCCTGGAAACAAAGCAGAAAGTAACCagaacttttcaataagctattaATGGCGTGGTATGCTGCACAACAAGTTTTCACCAAGAACTTGTGCTTTTACCTTTAGAATTCAACTGCACATTGGTAACCATcttaaggagaaaaacgattATGACAATATGGCACACTTGGCGATATCCTGGGATTCGGCAAAGCATTTCCAATTGGCGAGGCAACCATTATTATGGCAACCAAACTCGATATAGCCCCCTGACAACGAACAAATTGACAGTTCAGTAGAGTACTCAGTCACAAGCAattcctccgctagatgtcttctaaatataggcacttaaaaaaattcacaattttttgtttcatggtcacaaaaaatacttgttgcaaATATGTTCGTTCTTGTTTCTGCAAGTGTAAATGGAGTCAATGTCGAGTGTTCCATGGCTATAAGGATAGGAGGTATTAAAGTCCTaaactaaatgttttatagcattaacctacagaaaaaagttaacaatagaatgggcaacattaccaaccaatcaccagacaaggaaaaaaattgttcgaagcaactacaaagatacatggctgccaatatgtactgctcctatttgtgataacaatgtatgaaaaatagtatcagcaaatggttttattgttgttttgtttctaacctaaccttcaaatgcaaacctccctttttctttattagtgatgaagatggaattttctgtcctacttgtttctgtcatagactgtggggtccaccgttacaaaactctacatcagcaacaatcgtttctcactgctcagaacctgcaaatgtcgtgaatgaaaaattttaattaaaaataataaaaaaaatagttgtaacaccAAGGCATTATTAAACAACTTGCCTAACTAAGGAAACCGctggaaccacaatgtttgtctccacaatcctgaaatgattgaaatgacaagctttgttttatttcattaattctaattttaaaaaaagtacaaagcctaactgcatggttgagcagtttggcttgatgccttttttaaaaagcaagaaggtagcaataaccattatctctatgtgcctgtcgtgcttacttttaaggaGACGAGTTACCGTCCATGAtagcaagcaaataaattcttcttgcattcatggtatgagatgaaaataatggcaaagaataatacaatagtggaatatggaagaatgatattgccacacatttatgatccttcttaatggccatctggcatggagatgagagaacgagggccaaggcaccacatcttgttcacaacttgtgaaattccctaaaatttagaaagaaacaaacaatgactcagcatgaaaagaattacttcttatagtttcttcttaataatgtgccattcattttgtaatttgaaaaggagtttcaaatatcgttaggtattctcaaattaaagttccttgtggaacaatgtttttgttagaattagaatcaatgtctttggttgacaatgttttcttgacgaaacattcactcaagtattactttaccattgctgcCTGATGTGTCCAATATTTCACCCGTCAGCCGCACACCACATTTTTCACACACGACAACGACCTAGCAAATGGCGACTGATGGCGGTTCACAAAATTGAAGCAACGTTGCcatatatttcaaaatgggcggcgaattcaatttaagacacaactttttagttttctctcgcacaggaagatactatgcaaaaaccaaattaaaacaaggagatggctggttgtctttcgggtttacaATGGTAAGTTTTGTATTGTTGGGAAAGATAAATTCATGTTGCGGCTCTCGTGCAGTAGGTCCACCAACATCagtagcacacacacacaaatccgtGCCAATTGTGTAATACTTAACCAACCGTACCAAAATCtgtatttcttcaaaattatttgggcgtcgctcagaatgaaaattggacacaaaatttaaagaacaaaaattataatcaagTGAGCCTCAACGCATGGATAGGAACACGTAATGAGGTTAACTTGGGGAAAGAGGTACAGAAGTGAACCCAAAAGCAGAATAGAATCCGATATGTGAACAAATTATTCAATGGGTAAAAAATTatgggtaaaacaaaagaaaaataaaataggtaattcattgatgggtcttgctgttagatgtttctagtacgtcgaggtggaggtggtggcgatgaggtatcctccttaacaagctcaggttcgctagttgttttcttgccaccACGTGTCCGTTTCGTGGCCGGCACGACCGGAGATTCATCCGCCATTGTTGCGGCAGATACTGTCGGGCCCTTTTGTCGTGAACGTTTGGCGGCCggtgctttctcttcctcttctttggctGTAGCGGCCAAAGTCTCAATGTCGGGGTCGCGTTCCAGCTGGAGAGAGACTTTCTTCTCGGCCGGTGAAGCCGTCTTCCGCGCCGAACGGGTGGATCTGACTAGCGAATGCGCCGTTTCGGCcacgtcaaaatgaactttgagtGCGCCCTTTGCGCGAGTAGATCGTCCACTTTTGACGGATGTGACTGGCGATCCATTGTTCGCCTCCGGCTCATCTGGCACGTGATTGGCGTGGATGTCGGCAGCGTGTCCTTTGCCTTCGTATAACATTTCTTCATCATCCAATCCAGCAACGTATTTATTGGCTTTTGTTTCACCACGACGCCTTTTGCCTTCCGGCGCTTCCTTCTCCGGAACGGAGACACGTTTGACAGCACCtcgacgtgttgttttcttcgtcacctcgacatcggcttttattgtttatctataagacagtaaaacacc
The window above is part of the Daphnia carinata strain CSIRO-1 chromosome 7, CSIRO_AGI_Dcar_HiC_V3, whole genome shotgun sequence genome. Proteins encoded here:
- the LOC130689421 gene encoding small ribosomal subunit protein eS21-like, giving the protein MQNDAGENVDLYIPRKCSASNRIIHAKDHASIQINVADVDEKTGIALPTFKTYAICGSIRRMGESDDCINRLAKKDGVLAKNF